The sequence ACCACATAAGGGGAGGATATGTCGTCCATAAAACCATAAGTGTGAGGTTGTGGAGTGTGCAACTTAGCAAAAGGGAATTGGGTTTCGTAAAAAATGACATGGCGACTTAGTATAATTTTATGAGAGGAAAAATCATAGCACTTGTGCCCACGATGATTAGATGAATACCCCAAAAAGACACACAAGGTAGAACAAGCTTGAAGTTTGTTTATGGTAGTAGAGGAAAAAAGTGGATAGCATAAACACCCAAATACCCGAAGATGAAAGTAGGAAGGGTCCTTTTGATAAAGAACCTTGAGAGGTGATTGATAGGCTAATTGTTTACTTGGAAGAATATTGAGAAGATATGTTGCCATTTGCAAAGCATGATGCCAAAAGGAAGATGGTAAAGATGCATGGACTAGTAGAGTATGAATAATGTTGTTAATGGTATGGATTTTTCTCTTGGCTTTCCTATTTTGTGCTGATGTATATGGACAAGCGAAAAGCTAACCCATTTACTTTAcaaaattcctaaaagggtCCATTATCAAACTCCCTACCATGATCACATTGAATGTTTTTTACTTTCTATTCAAACTGAGTGTGGATGAAAGCCCAAGAGTATGCATCGTTGCTTCGATGTCTGTCGGAATGGGTGGAGCTACTGCCGCCGTGTAGGCCTGTGGTGGTTTTGACCCAAGGATGCGTGTCTGGTGCAGTTGGGCTTGCTAAAAATTGGGGCTGACTCAATGTGAGGGGAGGTGGGTCGTTGGATAAGGGGTATGGGCAAGGTGGAAGAGGCTAAGGCATCCATGGCCACTGCCATTGTCTGGTAGGCCACTACTGGTGCCCCGGTTGCTGCTGCCAGCCACTATTGCGACGCCACCATCGTTGCTCTTGACATCACCGTGATTGCTACCATTATTTTTACCATTGTTATTGCGGTTTCGATCCTTTTTACCACGATGAGTATTCCGATTTTGATGGGAATTTTTGGAGAGGGAGTGAGAGTCATCAGTGTCGTGAGCCACCATGGCGGCACCCCCATCGGTTGCAACCTTCTTCGTGAAACCAACTTCTTCTAAGGTGAGCATAGAGCAGGCTTGATAGAAAGGTGGAAGAGGATCGCTTTGGAAAATGAGTGTGGCAACCCCATTGTAAGTCTCGGTGAGGCCGACCACCATTTGAAGAACAAGATAGTTGTTGGACACCAGTGCGCCTACGTTCTTGAGTTGATTGAACAATTCCTTGAGCTGTTGACAATACATAGAGGCATTCGAGAA comes from Glycine soja cultivar W05 chromosome 20, ASM419377v2, whole genome shotgun sequence and encodes:
- the LOC114402094 gene encoding uncharacterized protein LOC114402094, translated to MEIWNMLRDMFQDNKNSRVVTLEQEFSRTNMEDFSNASMYCQQLKELFNQLKNVGALVSNNYLVLQMVVGLTETYNGVATLIFQSDPLPPFYQACSMLTLEEVGFTKKVATDGGAAMVAHDTDDSHSLSKNSHQNRNTHRGKKDRNRNNNGKNNGSNHGDVKSNDGGVAIVAGSSNRGTSSGLPDNGSGHGCLSLFHLAHTPYPTTHLPSH